One window of Dysgonomonas mossii genomic DNA carries:
- a CDS encoding efflux RND transporter periplasmic adaptor subunit, producing MDREIPLSEQRKERRKQIIRYGAIIVGLAIVVIIVVNFLQGSISSKNVIIGTVDRGTIEVTVNASGKVIPLTEEIIVSPINSRILEVYKEAGDSVNKDEPILKLELASIETDYKQKLDEKEMKKSKLIQSQVSLDNTISDLQMQLQVKDMKLKQLQTELKNERYLDSIGASTSDKVRQAALNYEVAKLELQQLKEQIVNEKKNASAEVKVQQLDLSIFEKSLAESARLLKDARILSPQRATLTYVNNQIGSQVSAGAQIAIVSDLSHFKVLAEIADSYAEKLSSGAKAIIKIGQLQLEGTVVNITPSVKNGVINFTVMLKDSGNSRLRSGLKTDVYVTHGIQDDVLRIPNSTYYIGAGEYELWVVKNGEAEKKKIKLGESSFEYVEVISGLEKGEQVIISDMNQYKNKQKLKIN from the coding sequence ATGGACAGAGAGATACCATTAAGTGAGCAACGCAAAGAAAGACGTAAACAGATCATACGATATGGTGCTATTATAGTAGGTTTGGCAATAGTAGTTATTATCGTAGTAAATTTTCTGCAAGGTTCGATTTCTTCGAAAAATGTAATTATAGGAACTGTTGACAGAGGAACGATCGAAGTAACGGTAAATGCATCGGGCAAAGTGATTCCTCTGACCGAAGAAATTATTGTATCGCCTATCAATAGCCGGATACTGGAAGTATATAAAGAAGCGGGAGATTCGGTAAACAAAGATGAACCGATCTTAAAGCTCGAACTGGCCTCGATAGAAACAGACTACAAACAGAAACTGGACGAAAAAGAAATGAAGAAAAGCAAACTTATCCAGTCTCAAGTGAGTCTCGACAATACTATTTCGGATCTTCAAATGCAACTACAGGTAAAGGATATGAAGCTCAAACAACTACAAACTGAGCTTAAAAACGAAAGATATCTGGATAGCATCGGGGCAAGTACCTCAGACAAGGTACGCCAAGCAGCATTGAACTATGAAGTAGCAAAGCTTGAGCTCCAGCAACTAAAAGAACAAATAGTGAATGAAAAGAAAAATGCATCGGCCGAGGTCAAAGTCCAACAACTCGACCTGAGTATATTCGAAAAATCGCTGGCAGAAAGTGCCCGTCTCTTAAAGGATGCTCGTATATTATCGCCTCAGAGAGCAACGCTTACCTATGTAAATAATCAAATCGGTTCGCAAGTTTCTGCCGGAGCACAAATAGCTATTGTCTCAGACCTGAGTCACTTCAAGGTATTGGCAGAAATAGCAGACAGCTATGCCGAGAAACTCAGTTCGGGAGCTAAAGCCATAATAAAAATCGGACAATTGCAGCTGGAAGGAACGGTGGTAAATATAACCCCTTCGGTAAAGAACGGCGTAATTAATTTCACCGTTATGCTAAAAGACTCGGGTAATTCACGTCTCAGAAGTGGTCTGAAAACAGATGTATATGTTACACATGGAATACAGGATGATGTATTACGAATTCCGAATTCGACGTATTATATAGGAGCCGGAGAATATGAACTGTGGGTAGTGAAAAACGGAGAAGCGGAAAAGAAAAAAATAAAACTAGGCGAAAGCAGCTTCGAATATGTAGAAGTGATAAGCGGTCTCGAGAAAGGCGAACAAGTAATTATATCGGATATGAATCAGTACAAGAACAAGCAAAAATTAAAAATAAATTAA
- a CDS encoding ABC transporter ATP-binding protein, whose translation MSIINLQGITKIYRTKEVETVALENVNLEVEKGDFLSVMGPSGCGKSTMLNIMGLLDVATNGKVLINGTETNKMKDKEMAEFRNKTLGFVFQSFHLINSLNVLDNVELPLLYRKSGDTSRRELAKHVLEKVGLSHRMKHFPSQLSGGQCQRVAIARAIIGNPQIILADEPTGNLDSKMGTEIMDLLFELNNEGTTIVMVTHDELIAKTTKRIVRFFDGRRVE comes from the coding sequence ATGTCAATAATCAATTTACAAGGGATTACAAAAATTTATAGGACGAAAGAAGTAGAAACAGTAGCATTGGAAAATGTAAATCTGGAAGTCGAAAAAGGGGATTTTCTGTCCGTTATGGGGCCATCAGGTTGTGGTAAAAGTACTATGCTAAATATCATGGGTCTACTCGATGTTGCAACCAATGGCAAAGTACTCATCAATGGTACAGAAACAAACAAGATGAAAGACAAAGAAATGGCGGAGTTCCGTAACAAAACACTTGGGTTTGTTTTTCAAAGTTTCCATCTTATAAATTCACTAAACGTACTCGACAATGTGGAACTTCCACTTCTTTATCGCAAGTCTGGAGACACTAGCCGCCGCGAATTGGCAAAGCATGTGCTGGAGAAAGTAGGTCTTTCGCACCGTATGAAACACTTCCCGTCTCAACTATCCGGAGGACAGTGCCAGCGTGTAGCCATAGCCCGTGCAATTATCGGTAATCCTCAAATCATTTTGGCCGATGAGCCTACCGGAAACCTTGACAGCAAGATGGGTACGGAAATTATGGATCTACTGTTTGAGTTGAATAACGAAGGTACAACAATAGTAATGGTGACGCACGATGAGCTGATAGCAAAAACGACTAAACGCATCGTTCGTTTCTTCGACGGAAGACGTGTAGAATAA
- a CDS encoding ABC transporter permease has translation MNISYLKQAIRSIKDNPYTALISIIGVSLSICMIISLLVAIQAKVMDLEPETNRSRSLYVKWVGVKEKNTGNFVVDGFMSIKTIRECFLSLKTPEAVTISSFIHSHLATLPGGGNQKRCYVLYTDDTFWKVFDFKFIEGNGYNKQELESGIKKIVISKQLARTIFGTTENIIGKQMQLSFITYTVSGVVEDLSPITVATYAHAWIPYTSINKEQNLDAEGITGMYKCQIIAHSSKDFDAIRKETEQQISRYNTTLANYKVELYGQPDTRYVEDHRFGSGYPDMKNSYLSDIGLILILLTVPAINLSGLTLFRMRKRIAELGVRKAYGATNKDLIWQVLSEQMVYSLIGGVLGLLLSFILVHFISDFGFNQNNYLGLDIRGDFNMSVFITPFTFLTTFIFCLIINFLSAGIPAWRVSAAPIVESLKEE, from the coding sequence ATGAATATAAGTTATTTGAAACAAGCTATAAGATCGATAAAGGACAATCCTTACACTGCGCTTATATCCATTATAGGTGTCTCATTGTCTATTTGTATGATCATATCGTTATTAGTTGCCATCCAAGCTAAGGTTATGGATCTGGAACCTGAAACTAACCGATCAAGGTCGTTATATGTAAAATGGGTTGGAGTAAAGGAAAAGAATACAGGAAATTTCGTTGTCGATGGCTTCATGTCAATAAAAACAATCAGAGAATGTTTCTTGTCACTAAAAACACCCGAAGCGGTTACTATTTCTTCCTTTATTCATTCGCATCTGGCCACTCTACCGGGAGGAGGAAATCAGAAAAGATGTTATGTACTGTATACTGATGATACTTTCTGGAAAGTTTTTGACTTTAAGTTTATAGAAGGAAACGGATATAACAAACAGGAGTTAGAATCGGGTATCAAAAAAATAGTCATCAGTAAGCAATTAGCACGTACGATATTTGGAACAACAGAAAATATCATTGGCAAACAAATGCAATTGAGCTTTATAACATATACAGTATCAGGAGTAGTCGAAGATCTTTCGCCGATAACTGTTGCCACATATGCCCATGCTTGGATACCTTATACATCGATAAATAAAGAGCAAAACCTAGATGCTGAAGGAATAACAGGGATGTATAAATGCCAGATTATAGCGCATTCTTCGAAAGATTTTGATGCCATCCGCAAAGAAACAGAACAGCAAATCAGTCGCTATAATACGACATTAGCCAATTATAAGGTAGAACTCTATGGCCAGCCGGATACCCGATATGTAGAAGATCATCGATTTGGCTCAGGGTATCCCGATATGAAAAATTCATACTTGTCGGATATAGGACTGATATTAATTCTGCTAACTGTACCCGCAATTAATCTATCTGGTCTCACATTATTTCGAATGAGAAAAAGAATTGCAGAACTAGGAGTCAGAAAAGCATATGGAGCGACCAACAAAGATCTCATATGGCAGGTATTAAGCGAACAGATGGTATACTCTCTCATTGGTGGAGTACTTGGGCTACTATTGTCCTTTATTTTGGTTCATTTCATAAGTGATTTTGGTTTTAATCAAAATAATTATTTGGGGCTAGATATCAGAGGAGATTTTAATATGTCTGTATTCATTACTCCATTCACATTTCTGACAACGTTTATCTTTTGCCTTATTATCAATTTCTTGAGTGCCGGAATTCCAGCATGGAGAGTATCAGCAGCCCCGATAGTAGAATCTTTAAAGGAGGAATAA